One Eubacterium sp. 1001713B170207_170306_E7 genomic region harbors:
- a CDS encoding NADH-dependent [FeFe] hydrogenase, group A6, which translates to MTMSDVTFKINNMEITVPEGITVLEAARRHNIDIPTLCNLKDINEIGACRMCLVEVVGAKALQAACVYPVAPGIEVLTNTPRARKARRVNLELILSNHNRECTTCIRSENCELQSLAKDLGISDIPFEGEKSGHHIDDLSPSIVRDESKCVLCKRCLAICNKVQKIGVLGAVGRGFTSQVQPVFNKSIAEVGCINCGQCIVNCPVGALKEKSDINKVWDALGDPTKKVVVQSAPAVRAALGEEFGLPMGTNVTGKLAAALRRLNFDGVFDTDFGADVTIMEEGTELINRVKNGGVLPMITSCSPGWIKMIETYYPEMIPHLSSCKSPQNMTGALLKSHYAEMNGIDPKDLIVVSVMPCTAKKYEVQRDELSVDGNQDVDISITTRELARMIKEARLDFPALPDEEFDPYYGDYSGAAVIFGATGGVMEAAVRTVADVLNDKDIQEIDYEAVRGVDGLKTAEVAVTPDLTVKVAVASGGSNIRKVMEGIKNGEFKDYHFIELMACPGGCVNGGGQPIISAKRKMEVDIRAERAKALYSEDAGKKYRKSHQNPSVVRIYEEFLGEPGGHKAHELLHTTYSQKAKV; encoded by the coding sequence ATGACTATGAGCGATGTAACATTTAAAATCAATAATATGGAAATCACCGTTCCCGAAGGGATTACGGTTTTAGAAGCAGCCAGAAGACACAATATTGATATTCCGACATTATGTAATTTAAAGGACATCAATGAAATCGGCGCCTGCCGTATGTGTCTGGTGGAAGTTGTCGGCGCGAAAGCGCTCCAGGCAGCCTGCGTTTATCCGGTCGCACCGGGAATCGAAGTACTGACCAACACACCGAGAGCCAGAAAGGCAAGACGTGTTAATCTGGAGCTGATCTTATCCAACCACAACCGTGAATGCACCACCTGTATCCGCAGCGAAAACTGTGAGCTGCAGAGTCTGGCCAAGGATCTGGGTATCAGCGACATTCCCTTTGAGGGTGAAAAATCCGGCCACCATATCGACGATCTGTCACCGTCCATCGTACGTGACGAGTCCAAGTGTGTGCTGTGCAAGCGCTGTCTGGCAATCTGTAACAAGGTGCAGAAGATCGGCGTTTTGGGCGCGGTAGGCCGCGGCTTTACCTCCCAGGTACAGCCGGTATTCAATAAATCCATTGCGGAAGTCGGCTGTATCAACTGCGGCCAGTGTATTGTCAACTGCCCGGTTGGCGCTCTGAAGGAAAAAAGCGACATCAATAAGGTATGGGACGCTCTGGGCGATCCGACCAAAAAGGTCGTGGTTCAGTCCGCACCGGCCGTAAGAGCCGCGCTCGGCGAAGAATTTGGCCTGCCGATGGGCACCAACGTGACCGGGAAACTGGCGGCGGCCCTGAGAAGATTAAACTTTGACGGCGTGTTCGACACTGATTTCGGCGCTGACGTCACCATCATGGAGGAAGGCACCGAGCTGATCAACCGTGTGAAAAATGGCGGTGTTCTGCCAATGATCACCTCCTGCTCACCGGGTTGGATCAAAATGATTGAAACCTACTATCCAGAAATGATCCCGCATCTTTCCAGCTGTAAATCACCTCAGAATATGACTGGCGCGCTCTTAAAGAGCCACTATGCTGAAATGAACGGCATTGATCCCAAGGATCTGATCGTCGTTTCGGTCATGCCGTGTACCGCGAAGAAATATGAGGTACAGCGTGACGAGCTGAGTGTTGACGGCAACCAGGATGTGGACATCTCCATTACCACCCGCGAGCTGGCCAGAATGATCAAGGAAGCCCGTCTGGACTTCCCGGCACTGCCGGACGAAGAATTTGACCCGTACTACGGCGATTATTCCGGCGCGGCAGTCATCTTCGGCGCGACCGGCGGTGTTATGGAAGCGGCGGTTCGTACAGTGGCTGATGTCTTAAACGACAAGGATATTCAGGAAATTGACTATGAAGCTGTACGCGGCGTCGATGGCCTGAAAACCGCGGAAGTGGCAGTAACCCCTGACCTGACCGTTAAGGTAGCGGTTGCCAGCGGTGGCTCCAATATCCGCAAGGTGATGGAAGGCATTAAGAACGGCGAATTCAAGGATTATCATTTCATCGAGCTGATGGCCTGTCCGGGCGGCTGTGTCAACGGCGGCGGACAGCCGATTATCTCCGCAAAACGGAAAATGGAAGTGGATATCCGCGCCGAGAGAGCCAAAGCCCTTTACAGCGAAGACGCCGGAAAGAAATACCGGAAGTCTCATCAGAATCCATCCGTTGTCAGAATTTATGAAGAATTCCTCGGCGAACCGGGCGGACACAAGGCGCACGAGCTGCTCCACACCACCTACTCGCAGAAAGCAAAGGTCTGA
- a CDS encoding HAD family phosphatase yields the protein MTDNLPELVIFDMDGLMFDTERLSHEAWTRTGQENGFRYTMEITRKKLGLGKKGVRALFARYFGADAPIERWHHRSHEIKRQLVNEQGTKIIKPGLIGLLKYLDERQVKTAIASSSDREMIDHYLRITGLPHHFDHITSGEEVAKSKPNPEIFLKTCAALDTAPEKALVLEDAYSGFEAARSGGIPVFFVEDLREPDAHIYGEADGVFKNLAEVQHFLENRETAAYN from the coding sequence ATGACAGACAATCTACCAGAGCTGGTTATTTTTGATATGGACGGACTCATGTTCGATACTGAGCGGCTGAGCCATGAGGCCTGGACCCGGACAGGGCAGGAAAATGGCTTTCGCTATACCATGGAGATTACAAGGAAAAAGCTGGGACTGGGTAAAAAAGGCGTGCGCGCGCTTTTTGCCCGGTATTTTGGTGCGGACGCGCCCATTGAGCGGTGGCACCACCGGTCCCATGAGATCAAGCGTCAGCTTGTCAACGAGCAGGGAACCAAAATCATTAAGCCCGGACTTATCGGTCTGTTGAAATATCTGGATGAGCGGCAGGTTAAAACCGCCATTGCCTCTTCCAGCGACCGTGAGATGATCGACCATTACCTCCGGATTACCGGGCTGCCCCACCACTTCGACCACATTACCTCCGGCGAGGAGGTGGCGAAAAGCAAGCCCAACCCGGAAATCTTTTTAAAGACCTGCGCGGCTCTGGACACAGCGCCAGAAAAAGCCCTGGTGCTGGAGGACGCCTACTCCGGATTTGAGGCGGCGCGCTCTGGCGGCATACCGGTATTTTTTGTGGAGGACCTTCGGGAGCCGGATGCCCATATTTACGGGGAGGCCGACGGTGTTTTTAAGAATCTGGCCGAAGTGCAGCATTTCCTTGAAAACAGAGAGACGGCCGCGTATAATTAA
- a CDS encoding 5'-nucleotidase C-terminal domain-containing protein — translation MIKKKKHGLGQRTAALLLAFLLAFGALLAAPAFAQTDGGIAVPQENTEPAVPDNQAATEAAFPAEEKAEAAAQPDGTDTTAGQAAKALTVLHTNDMHGALVSSGTSTIGADETAGIRETTEKAENTLLVDAGDATQGGTLAALSQGADVITLMNAAKYDAMALGNHEFDYGQEVLLANVRNADFPVLSANTVYKDTGRPILEGVAYAGGTQTNNGQYTLIEKNGIKVGIFGVTTPETATKTNPKGIEGIEFRPVAPAAEEMITVLKAQGAEVIICLAHLGVDPSTIAENSSVGLAKALGPNSGLDMIIDGHSHTVYSETVNGILIEQTGSSSKNIGKINVTMDNGTNTVSGKLIDAETAFKDYRPDPAVTSLADQLVAVNEEKLKPVIGNTRTALWGGWAGSGNIARIGEINMGNLIADSMVEEAKALLASDAYKDSPYKDRPVVALENGGGVRATIRRGDITVGDSINVLPFGNTLAFKAVTPAILYAALENGVSKVVSQDPATGQITGQGGCFPQISGMSFTYDPRNPARDSQTGEAGSRVTAIYLAGSSEPLRRDDTTTAIVLCSNDYELAGGDGYDMLVGLTSVGEGGSLEEVFRNHLTRLTEAGGGSFLAPTAQGRIRTVGAYEPKPYAASITVTGPGTLGSLAGKAVEYQIDGGAVQAGALDENGVLSFDLLPDGPHSIRIGDADDVLVNNYSGDTAVTAAVRERLTISETPQPKPEPEPVKPEAQEEPETLNPHTGTADRAGQAGGTALGLALVTAAMAAGVRKQRKQKAG, via the coding sequence ATGATTAAAAAGAAGAAGCATGGCCTGGGACAGCGGACCGCCGCCCTCCTGCTGGCCTTCCTGCTAGCCTTTGGCGCGCTGCTGGCCGCACCGGCCTTTGCGCAGACAGATGGAGGCATTGCCGTACCGCAGGAAAATACAGAGCCTGCTGTGCCGGATAACCAGGCGGCAACAGAAGCGGCGTTTCCGGCGGAAGAAAAGGCAGAGGCCGCGGCGCAGCCGGACGGAACGGACACGACGGCCGGTCAGGCGGCCAAAGCCCTGACGGTGCTCCACACCAATGACATGCACGGCGCGCTGGTCAGCAGCGGCACCAGCACCATCGGGGCGGACGAGACCGCCGGCATCCGCGAGACCACCGAAAAGGCTGAGAACACCCTGCTGGTGGACGCCGGAGACGCCACTCAGGGCGGGACTCTGGCGGCGCTGAGCCAGGGCGCGGATGTCATTACCCTGATGAACGCGGCAAAATATGACGCCATGGCACTGGGCAACCATGAGTTTGACTACGGACAGGAGGTTCTGCTTGCCAATGTCCGGAACGCAGATTTTCCGGTGCTGTCAGCCAATACGGTTTACAAGGATACCGGACGGCCCATTCTGGAGGGTGTTGCCTACGCGGGCGGCACCCAGACCAATAACGGCCAGTATACCCTGATCGAAAAAAACGGCATAAAGGTCGGGATTTTCGGCGTCACCACACCGGAGACCGCTACCAAAACCAACCCGAAAGGGATTGAGGGGATTGAATTCAGGCCAGTCGCGCCTGCGGCAGAGGAGATGATCACAGTCCTGAAAGCCCAGGGCGCAGAGGTGATTATCTGCCTGGCCCATCTGGGCGTAGATCCGTCCACCATCGCGGAAAACAGCAGCGTGGGCCTGGCCAAAGCCCTGGGGCCGAACAGCGGTCTGGACATGATCATCGACGGCCACAGCCACACAGTTTACTCGGAAACGGTTAATGGCATTTTGATTGAGCAGACGGGCAGCAGCTCCAAAAACATTGGGAAGATCAATGTAACGATGGACAACGGCACAAATACCGTATCCGGTAAGCTGATCGACGCCGAGACCGCCTTTAAGGATTATCGCCCCGACCCGGCAGTAACCTCTCTGGCAGACCAGCTTGTGGCCGTCAATGAGGAAAAGCTGAAGCCCGTTATCGGCAATACCCGCACCGCCCTGTGGGGCGGCTGGGCTGGTAGCGGCAATATTGCACGGATCGGAGAGATCAACATGGGGAACCTCATTGCGGATTCCATGGTCGAGGAGGCAAAGGCGCTGCTGGCAAGCGACGCCTACAAGGACAGCCCTTACAAAGACCGGCCCGTCGTGGCGCTGGAAAACGGCGGCGGTGTGCGGGCTACCATCAGGCGGGGCGATATTACCGTGGGCGACAGCATCAACGTGCTGCCCTTTGGCAATACCCTGGCCTTTAAGGCCGTCACCCCGGCCATCCTTTACGCAGCGCTGGAAAACGGCGTGAGCAAGGTGGTTTCACAGGATCCGGCAACCGGGCAGATCACCGGACAGGGCGGCTGCTTCCCGCAGATCAGCGGCATGTCCTTTACCTATGATCCCCGGAATCCTGCGCGCGACAGCCAGACCGGTGAGGCCGGCAGCCGCGTAACCGCCATTTACCTGGCCGGCAGCAGCGAGCCCCTGAGACGGGACGACACCACCACGGCAATCGTGCTCTGCTCCAACGATTACGAGCTCGCAGGCGGCGACGGTTATGATATGCTGGTAGGCCTGACCAGCGTCGGCGAGGGCGGAAGCCTTGAGGAGGTGTTCAGAAATCATTTGACCCGGCTGACCGAAGCGGGCGGCGGCAGCTTTCTGGCACCTACGGCCCAGGGAAGAATCCGAACCGTGGGCGCTTACGAGCCAAAGCCCTACGCGGCTTCGATCACAGTGACAGGACCCGGTACACTGGGCAGCCTGGCCGGGAAGGCCGTTGAGTATCAGATTGACGGCGGCGCAGTCCAGGCCGGTGCACTGGACGAAAACGGGGTATTGAGCTTTGACCTTCTGCCCGACGGCCCCCACAGCATCCGCATCGGGGATGCTGATGACGTGCTGGTCAATAATTACAGCGGCGATACCGCTGTGACGGCGGCGGTCAGGGAAAGGCTGACCATCAGCGAGACCCCGCAGCCAAAACCGGAGCCAGAGCCTGTAAAGCCCGAAGCGCAGGAGGAACCAGAGACCCTCAATCCGCATACTGGGACGGCGGACAGAGCCGGACAGGCTGGCGGTACGGCTCTGGGCCTGGCGCTTGTGACCGCTGCAATGGCAGCCGGCGTACGGAAACAGCGGAAACAGAAAGCCGGCTGA
- the thiS gene encoding sulfur carrier protein ThiS — protein sequence MITVNGKAFPGADGVCLSAFLDQAGYEPSRVAVELNGEIMPRAAYDTTLLGDGDQMEIVCFVGGG from the coding sequence ATGATCACAGTAAATGGCAAGGCCTTCCCTGGCGCCGACGGCGTCTGTCTGTCCGCCTTTTTAGATCAGGCGGGCTACGAGCCCAGCCGGGTGGCCGTGGAGCTCAACGGCGAAATCATGCCGAGGGCCGCTTACGACACCACCCTGCTCGGAGACGGAGACCAGATGGAGATCGTCTGCTTTGTGGGCGGTGGCTGA
- the thiF gene encoding sulfur carrier protein ThiS adenylyltransferase ThiF: MWIRLNGKDYETRTESLWALCGELGQARENRVVILDGYQTEEDLPLHERAVAAVIEKGKLPPEDCLEEQLCARHTPGVYQKVRKARVAVAGLGGLGSSIALSLARTGVGTLHLVDFDVVEPSNLNRQQYRISHLGMPKAEALKQEIAEINPFVRVEAETLRVTEENAPALFKEDPIVCEAFDSPEVKAMLVSTLLSQYPEKALVAASGMAGYGSGNTIRTRRVMGNFYLCGDGETAAQTGCGLMAPRVSICAGHQANMILRLILGCETV, encoded by the coding sequence ATGTGGATAAGGCTGAACGGAAAGGACTATGAAACCAGGACGGAGAGCCTGTGGGCGCTCTGCGGAGAGCTGGGCCAGGCGCGTGAAAACCGGGTGGTGATCCTGGATGGCTACCAGACCGAGGAGGATCTGCCCCTGCACGAGAGGGCGGTGGCAGCGGTTATCGAGAAAGGAAAGCTGCCGCCGGAGGACTGCCTGGAGGAGCAGCTCTGCGCCCGCCATACGCCCGGCGTGTATCAAAAGGTCCGGAAAGCCCGGGTGGCGGTGGCCGGCCTTGGCGGGCTCGGCTCCAGCATTGCCCTGAGCCTGGCGCGCACCGGGGTGGGTACCCTGCACCTGGTGGATTTTGACGTGGTGGAGCCCAGCAACCTGAACCGGCAGCAGTACCGGATCAGCCACCTGGGTATGCCCAAGGCCGAGGCCCTGAAGCAGGAGATCGCCGAAATCAACCCCTTTGTGCGGGTGGAGGCCGAGACCCTGCGGGTAACCGAAGAGAATGCCCCGGCACTTTTTAAAGAGGATCCCATTGTCTGCGAGGCCTTTGACAGCCCAGAGGTCAAGGCGATGCTGGTGAGCACCCTGCTGTCCCAATATCCCGAAAAGGCCTTAGTGGCCGCGTCGGGCATGGCGGGCTATGGCAGCGGCAACACCATCAGAACACGCCGTGTCATGGGGAATTTTTACCTCTGCGGTGACGGGGAAACAGCCGCGCAGACAGGCTGCGGGCTCATGGCGCCGCGGGTATCCATCTGCGCCGGACATCAGGCCAATATGATTCTGAGATTAATTTTAGGCTGCGAAACAGTATAA
- a CDS encoding thiazole synthase: protein MENKDQLMIGGHAFTSRFILGSGKYSLELINAAVERAGAEIITLALRRASTGGTDNILDFIPKGVTLLPNTSGARNAGEAVRIARLAREIGCGDFVKVEVIHDTKYLLPDNYETARATETLAREGFVVMPYMYPDLNAARDMVNAGAAAVMPLGAPIGSNKGICTREFIQILIDEIDLPVIVDAGIGRPSQACEAMEMGAAAVMANTAIATAGDIPAMAEAFKKAIEAGRAAYLSGMGRVLETGSAASSPLTGFLQE from the coding sequence ATGGAAAACAAAGACCAGCTGATGATTGGCGGACACGCCTTTACATCCCGTTTTATTCTGGGCTCAGGGAAGTATTCACTGGAGCTCATCAATGCCGCGGTGGAGAGGGCCGGGGCGGAGATTATCACCCTGGCGCTGCGCCGGGCCAGCACGGGGGGAACCGATAATATCCTCGATTTTATTCCCAAGGGCGTGACCCTGCTGCCCAACACCTCAGGGGCCAGAAACGCCGGGGAGGCCGTGCGGATCGCCCGGCTGGCCAGGGAGATCGGCTGCGGCGATTTTGTGAAAGTCGAGGTTATCCACGATACCAAATACCTGCTGCCAGACAATTATGAAACCGCCCGGGCCACAGAAACCCTGGCCCGGGAGGGCTTTGTGGTCATGCCCTACATGTATCCCGACCTCAACGCCGCCCGGGATATGGTAAACGCCGGAGCGGCGGCGGTCATGCCCCTGGGCGCGCCCATCGGCTCCAACAAGGGCATCTGCACCCGTGAGTTTATTCAGATTCTCATCGACGAGATCGATCTGCCCGTCATCGTAGACGCGGGCATCGGCAGGCCCTCACAGGCCTGCGAGGCCATGGAGATGGGCGCGGCTGCAGTCATGGCCAACACAGCCATCGCCACAGCCGGAGATATTCCAGCCATGGCAGAGGCCTTTAAAAAGGCCATTGAAGCTGGACGGGCCGCTTATCTCTCCGGCATGGGGCGTGTTCTGGAAACCGGCAGCGCGGCCTCATCACCCCTGACTGGGTTTCTACAGGAATAG
- the thiH gene encoding 2-iminoacetate synthase ThiH translates to MRERTDHMTCLPGMEDIGTELMDQVLAAADAFDYEAFTGAEVRRALEKQTLKPEDFAALLSPAAMPYLEEMARRAQLETRRHFGNSIYLFTPLYIANYCENYCIYCGFNCHNKIHRARLNAEEIEREMQTIAATGLEEILLLTGESPKMSNVEYIGQACRIARKYFKVVGLEVYPMNTEDYRYLHECGADFVTVFQETYNSDKYETLHLAGPKRVFPYRFNTQERALRGGIRGVGFAALLGLDDFRRDAFATGMHAYLLQRRYPHAEIAFSCPRLRPIINNDKINPKDVHEPQLLQIITAYRLFMPFASITISSRECARFRDNIIQIAATKISAGVDVGIGGHSGEARGDEQFEIDDGRTVDEIYSMILSEKLQPVMSEYVYV, encoded by the coding sequence ATGAGAGAACGAACCGACCATATGACCTGCCTGCCCGGCATGGAGGACATCGGCACAGAGCTGATGGACCAGGTGCTGGCAGCGGCGGACGCCTTTGATTATGAGGCCTTTACCGGGGCGGAGGTGCGCCGGGCGCTGGAGAAGCAGACACTGAAGCCGGAGGATTTCGCGGCGCTGCTGTCGCCGGCGGCCATGCCTTATCTGGAGGAAATGGCCCGGCGGGCCCAGCTTGAGACCCGCAGGCATTTCGGCAATTCCATCTACCTGTTCACCCCCCTGTACATCGCCAATTACTGTGAGAATTACTGTATCTACTGCGGCTTTAACTGCCACAATAAAATCCACCGCGCGCGGCTGAACGCAGAGGAGATCGAGCGGGAAATGCAGACCATCGCGGCCACCGGCCTCGAGGAAATTCTGCTGCTGACCGGTGAGAGCCCGAAGATGTCCAATGTGGAATACATCGGGCAGGCCTGCCGGATCGCGCGGAAATATTTTAAGGTGGTGGGCCTGGAGGTTTATCCAATGAACACGGAGGATTACAGGTATCTGCACGAATGCGGCGCGGATTTTGTCACGGTTTTCCAGGAAACCTACAACTCAGACAAATACGAAACCCTGCATCTGGCAGGGCCAAAGCGGGTATTCCCCTACCGGTTTAACACCCAGGAGCGGGCGCTGCGCGGCGGTATCCGCGGTGTGGGATTCGCCGCCCTGCTGGGGCTTGACGACTTCCGCAGGGACGCCTTTGCCACTGGCATGCACGCTTACCTGCTTCAGCGCAGATACCCCCATGCGGAGATCGCTTTTTCCTGTCCGCGGCTCCGCCCCATCATCAACAATGACAAGATTAATCCAAAGGACGTGCATGAGCCTCAGCTTCTGCAGATCATCACCGCCTACCGGCTGTTCATGCCCTTTGCCAGCATCACCATCTCAAGCCGTGAATGCGCGCGGTTCCGGGACAACATTATCCAGATCGCCGCGACCAAGATCTCGGCAGGGGTCGATGTGGGCATTGGCGGCCACTCCGGTGAGGCCCGGGGTGACGAACAGTTTGAGATCGACGACGGCCGCACCGTGGACGAGATTTACAGCATGATCCTGTCCGAAAAGCTTCAGCCCGTCATGAGCGAATACGTCTATGTTTGA
- a CDS encoding thiamine phosphate synthase: protein MFEIIAVTNRGCCPEGRGFAEQVARIAAAGVDKVILREKDLTPEAYEKLARQILKACEDSGAELLLHRFTAVADAMGHAKIHLPLPVLEEAPGLRRQFETIGVSVHSLEQARRALSLGADYLSAGHVFATDCKKGLPPRGLGFLSEICSEMPIPVYAIGGISAANIQRVQEAGAAGACVMSGIMESESPEAYVSALLQKIG from the coding sequence ATGTTTGAGATCATCGCTGTGACGAACCGGGGCTGCTGCCCGGAGGGGCGTGGGTTCGCCGAACAGGTGGCGCGGATCGCCGCGGCAGGCGTGGACAAGGTTATCCTGCGGGAGAAGGACCTGACGCCGGAGGCCTATGAAAAACTGGCACGGCAGATTCTAAAGGCCTGCGAGGACAGCGGGGCAGAGCTTTTGCTCCACCGCTTCACGGCAGTGGCCGACGCGATGGGACACGCCAAAATTCACCTTCCGCTGCCGGTTCTGGAGGAGGCGCCCGGCCTCCGGCGGCAGTTTGAGACCATCGGTGTGTCGGTCCACTCTTTGGAGCAGGCCAGGCGCGCGCTGAGCCTGGGCGCGGACTACCTGAGCGCCGGGCATGTGTTTGCCACGGACTGTAAAAAAGGGCTGCCGCCCAGAGGGCTTGGCTTTTTATCAGAAATCTGTAGCGAGATGCCCATTCCGGTCTACGCCATCGGCGGTATTTCGGCGGCGAATATCCAGCGCGTACAGGAGGCCGGAGCCGCTGGAGCTTGTGTGATGTCCGGGATCATGGAGAGTGAGTCGCCAGAGGCGTATGTGAGTGCGCTTCTTCAAAAAATCGGATGA
- a CDS encoding MATE family efflux transporter — protein sequence MEEDNAQQQKYKKMTETPVEPLICRMAVPTIISMLITSIYNMADTFFVGRIGTSATAAVGIVFSLMAIIQAIGFFFGQGSGNYISRKLGAREVEEASRMAATGFFSALLTGAAVMLLGFCFSEPFCRLLGATETIMPYAQDYMRLILIGAPYMTAALVLNNQLRLQGNAFYAMIGLVSGGLLNIALDPLFIFGFGLGISGAALATILSQLVSFSLLLLGCNHVSGNLPVRFRHFSPSLARYRAIVNGGLPSLCRQGLASVATICLNTAAGPFGDAAIAAMSIVTRLTQFAASAVLGFGQGFQPVCGFNYGAGRYDRVLRGFWFCVAVASVVLVVLSTLGEIFAPGLIALFRADDAQVIAIGAKALRFQCITFPLLGWVTLCNMLLQNIGRVTQASILSVARQGLFFLPLILLLPVGLGLLGVQLCQPIADVLTFAAAIPLALPTLRFLRRGEGIKVE from the coding sequence GTGGAAGAGGACAACGCACAGCAGCAGAAATACAAGAAAATGACAGAGACGCCTGTGGAGCCGCTGATCTGCCGGATGGCGGTGCCTACCATCATCAGCATGCTGATCACGTCGATTTACAATATGGCGGATACCTTTTTTGTGGGGCGCATTGGCACCAGCGCCACGGCGGCAGTGGGCATTGTGTTTTCACTGATGGCCATTATCCAGGCCATTGGCTTTTTCTTCGGGCAGGGCTCAGGCAATTATATTTCCAGAAAGCTGGGCGCCCGGGAGGTGGAGGAGGCCTCGCGCATGGCGGCGACGGGATTTTTCAGCGCGCTTTTGACAGGGGCGGCGGTCATGCTTCTGGGCTTCTGCTTTTCAGAGCCGTTCTGCAGGCTGCTGGGCGCCACCGAGACCATCATGCCCTATGCCCAGGATTATATGCGCCTGATCCTGATCGGAGCGCCCTACATGACGGCGGCGCTGGTGCTTAACAACCAGCTCAGACTGCAGGGCAATGCCTTTTACGCCATGATCGGCCTGGTCAGCGGCGGGCTCCTGAACATTGCGCTGGATCCTCTGTTTATCTTTGGTTTCGGGCTTGGTATCAGCGGCGCGGCCCTGGCGACGATTCTCAGCCAGCTCGTGAGTTTTTCGCTGTTGCTTCTGGGCTGTAACCATGTATCCGGGAACCTGCCTGTCCGTTTCCGGCATTTTTCGCCCAGCCTTGCCCGGTACCGCGCCATTGTGAACGGCGGCCTGCCAAGCCTGTGCCGACAGGGGCTTGCCAGTGTGGCGACCATCTGCCTGAACACCGCGGCCGGCCCCTTTGGCGACGCGGCCATTGCGGCCATGTCCATCGTTACCCGGCTCACACAGTTTGCCGCCTCGGCAGTGCTGGGCTTTGGTCAGGGCTTTCAGCCGGTGTGTGGTTTTAACTATGGGGCCGGGCGCTATGACCGCGTGCTCCGGGGATTTTGGTTCTGTGTGGCAGTGGCATCAGTGGTGCTGGTGGTGCTCTCAACCCTCGGAGAGATTTTCGCTCCTGGGCTCATTGCGCTGTTCAGAGCGGACGACGCCCAGGTCATTGCCATCGGCGCAAAGGCTCTGCGCTTTCAGTGCATTACCTTTCCGTTGCTGGGCTGGGTAACCCTGTGCAACATGCTGCTTCAGAATATCGGAAGGGTTACGCAGGCCAGTATTCTTTCAGTGGCGCGCCAGGGGCTGTTTTTCCTGCCGCTGATCCTGCTTCTGCCTGTGGGGCTGGGGTTATTGGGCGTTCAGCTGTGCCAGCCCATCGCCGATGTTCTGACCTTTGCTGCCGCGATTCCTTTAGCGCTGCCGACACTGCGGTTTTTGCGCCGGGGAGAGGGTATAAAGGTTGAATAA
- a CDS encoding HD domain-containing protein, producing the protein MLERLKTLLLSTQDFREIEFDGEDFRELLALRGIAQNPKYHPEGDAFTHTILVMNQAARLRTQAQNPFAFMLAALCHDYGKAVCTAEKDGRIVSYGHEKRGLPLARGFMKRFGVDGMTMGLVLNHVEYHMRPNGLYLQSSSEKATRRLFGKSLCPEDLLLLAKADSSGRGAGTPMRDYEENEQWLRERLADYRRWQRENKMQ; encoded by the coding sequence ATGCTCGAGAGGCTGAAAACACTGCTGCTGTCCACGCAGGACTTCAGGGAAATTGAGTTTGACGGTGAGGATTTCAGAGAGCTGCTGGCCCTGCGGGGCATTGCCCAGAATCCGAAATACCACCCGGAGGGGGACGCCTTCACCCACACCATTCTGGTGATGAACCAGGCGGCAAGGCTCCGGACTCAGGCGCAAAACCCCTTTGCCTTTATGCTGGCAGCGCTCTGCCACGATTATGGAAAGGCGGTCTGCACCGCGGAAAAGGATGGGCGGATTGTGTCCTATGGCCATGAGAAAAGGGGACTGCCCTTAGCCAGAGGCTTTATGAAACGTTTTGGTGTCGACGGCATGACCATGGGTCTTGTGCTGAACCATGTGGAGTACCATATGCGCCCGAACGGCCTGTATCTTCAGTCCTCCTCGGAAAAAGCGACCCGGCGGCTGTTTGGAAAATCGCTGTGCCCGGAGGATTTGCTGCTTCTGGCAAAGGCGGATTCATCGGGACGGGGCGCGGGCACTCCGATGCGTGATTATGAGGAGAATGAGCAGTGGCTGAGGGAGCGGCTGGCGGATTACCGCCGCTGGCAGAGAGAGAACAAAATGCAGTAG